One window of the Perca flavescens isolate YP-PL-M2 chromosome 5, PFLA_1.0, whole genome shotgun sequence genome contains the following:
- the golph3a gene encoding Golgi phosphoprotein 3: protein MTSLVQRSSGLVQRRTEASRNAADKDRPSGEEDHEPRRGDEQDEDDTGDSKEARLTLMEEVLLLGLKDREGYTSFWNDCISSGLRGCMLIELALRGRLQLEACGMRRKGLLARKVICKSDAPTGDVLLDEALKHIKDTQPPESVQSWIELLSGETWNPLKLHYQLRNVRERLAKNLVEKGVLTTEKQNFLLFDMTTHPLTNNNIKQRLIKRVQEAVLDKWVNDPQRMDKRLLALIFLAHSSDVLENAFAPLLDDQYDLAMKRVRQLLELEPEGESLKANANELLWAVVAAFTK from the exons ATGACTTCCTTGGTTCAGCGGAGCTCGGGCCTCGTGCAGAGGCGGACCGAAGCCTCGCGCAACGCCGCTGACAAAGACCGTCCGTCCGGCGAGGAGGACCATGAGCCCCGACGGGGAGACGAGCAGGACGAGGACGATACCGGAGACTCCAAAGAAGCACGTCTCACCTTGATGGAAGAAGTGCTCTTGTTAGGGCTGAAGGACCGAGAG GGCTACACCTCGTTCTGGAATGACTGCATTTCATCAGGGCTGCGTGGCTGCATGCTGATAGAACTGGCTCTGCGAGGACGGCTTCAGCTAGAGGCTTGTGGCATGCGGAGGAAAGGTCTGCTGGCCAGAAAG GTGATTTGTAAGTCGGACGCTCCAACGGGTGACGTGCTCCTGGATGAAGCCCtaaaacacatcaaagacaccCAGCCGCCGGAGAGCGTGCAGAGCTGGATCGAACTGCTCAGCG GAGAGACGTGGAACCCCCTGAAGCTCCATTACCAGCTGAGGAACGTCCGCGAACGGCTGGCCAAAAACCTTGTGGAGAAAGGTGTCCTCACCACCGAGAAGCAGAACTTCCTGCTTTTTGACATGACCACGCATCCTCtcaccaacaacaacatcaaGCAGCGCCTCATCAAGAGGGTGCAGGAGGCCGTGCTGGACAAGTGGGTGAACGACCCCCAGCGTATGGACAAGCGGCTGCTGGCGCTCATCTTCCTGGCCCACTCCTCGGACGTCCTGGAGAACGCCTTCGCCCCGCTGCTGGACGACCAGTACGACCTGGCCATGAAGAGAGTGCGGCAGCTGCTGGAGCTGGAGCCCGAGGGGGAGAGCCTGAAGGCCAACGCCAACGAGCTGCTATGGGCCGTGGTGGCCGCCTTCACCAAATGA